A single Lolium perenne isolate Kyuss_39 chromosome 6, Kyuss_2.0, whole genome shotgun sequence DNA region contains:
- the LOC127308014 gene encoding FCS-Like Zinc finger 12 isoform X1: MMRSLEPAAEQKASSSFANLLSIFLGVSSSEPKPKRSFDAEGVVGLGIVAAMSTARLTAKPIAIGPAARRRAREEDQMSESYTCVITHVAGAGEGGGSVRRRVYFGFGEGGGGWFVEACEEEPAREADFLSRCCLCGKRLDGLDIYMYRGEKAFCSSECRCHQMLMDDHAENCGSKAFRANNYSASPCSAPMSFSPSVAAA; encoded by the exons ATGATGAGGTCCCTTGAGCCGGCAGCCGAGCAGAAGGCCTCATCGTCCTTCGCTAACCTCCTCTCCATCTTCCTCGGAGTCAGCTCCTCCGAGCCGAAGCCGAAGCGGAGCTTTGACGCAGAGGGTGTCGTCGGGCTCGGCATCGTCGCTGCCATGAGCACCGCACGGCTTACAGCCAAGCCGATTGCCATCGGCCCTGCCGCACGGCGCCGTGCCCGGGAGGAAGACCAGATGTCCGAGAGCTACACTTGCGTCATCACGCATGTGGCTGGCGCCGGCGAGGGCGGTGGCAGCGTGCGGAGGCGCGTGTACTTCGGGTTTGGAGAAGGCGGGGGTGGCTGGTTCGTGGAAGCCtgtgaggaggagccggcgagggaggcTGACTTCTTGAGCCGGTGCTGCCTGTGCGGCAAGCGGCTTGATGGGCTTGACATCTACATGTATAG GGGGGAGAAGGCCTTCTGCAGCTCCGAGTGCCGGTGCCACCAGatgttaatggatgatcatgcagAAAACTGTGGATCAAAAGCCTTCAGAGCCAACAACTACTCAGCATCGCCATGCTCTGCACCAATGTCCTTCTCCCCTAGCGTCGCAGCAGCCTAG